TGGAAAGACGATTTCCCGGAATGGGAGCCGGTGCACAACGTGCTGTTCAAGAACGGTATCCTGGGCATCGAGAACGTCGGCGGCGATCTGGACGCAGTGACGGGCAAGCGCTGCACCTTCGCCTTCTTCCCGTGGAACTGGGATCGCGGCGACGGCTGCATCATCCGCCTTGTGGCGATGCTGGACCGGGATCAAGCCTACCGGATCGAGGCAGGCGAGGACTTCTGACATCGCGGGGCAGGCTGCGTGCCTGCCCCGCCCGATCGGCCCGGGGGAGGGGATCCGATGCTAATCAAGCGGTTCGACGAGGCGCAACCCTATGAGGCGCCCAATCACCACGGGTGTCACGGCCTGCGCCTGCAAGGGTTCGAAGAGGGCGGGCCCACAAATCAGTGGGTCGGCTACAGCCAGTTCCTGCCCGGCGGTGGTGCAGGGCCTGACGCCACCCCGTTCGAAAAGGTCTACGTCGTGCTCGAAGGCGAGATGACCGTGCAATGCGAGGGCCGGACCGAAGTGCTGCGCGCCATGGACAGCTGCACCCTGCCTGCCGGGGCGGAACGCCGGATCGAGAATCGGTCGAACCATGTGTGCCGGATGCTGGTGATCATGCCCTACCCGCGGCAACCGGCCACATGACCGTGCAAGACAAGACCAAGGAGAGCGCGATGAAAGACCCCCTGTCTATGTTCGATGTCCAAGGCAAGGTGGCGCTGATCACCGGCGCCTCCGGTGCCTTTGGCATGGTGGCCGCCCGTGTGCTGGCCGGGGCCGGGTGCCATCTGGTGCTGACCGCCGGATCGGCCGAGGCGCTGGACCAGATCGCTGCCGAATGCCGGGAATTGGGCGCGAAGGTCACAACGATGAACGCCCGCCCGGACGATGCCGCCACCTGCACGGCGATGGTGGATCGCGCGGTCGCCGATCACGGTGCGTTGGACATTCTGGTCGTTGCCAGCGGTATGAACAAGGTCGCCAAGATCGACGACATGCCGGTGGAGGATTTTGGCGCCGTGATGGACGCCAATGTCACGCAAAGCTGGCTGTTGGCGCGCGCCGCCACGGTTCGGATGAAGGAACAGGGCAGCGGCAAGATCGTCTTTGTCTCCTCTGCCCGAGGGTTGCTGGGGCATCCTGCGGGCTACACCGCCTATTGCGCGTCAAAGGCGGCGGTGGACGGGATCACCCGGGCGCTTGGCTGCGAATTGGGGCCGACCGGCATCACCGTCAACGCCATCGCGCCGACCGTCTTTCGCAGCCCGCTGACCGCGTGGATGTTCGAGGACACCGATCAGGCCCGCGCCATGCGTGACGGGTTCCTGTCCCGTGTGCCCAAGGGCCGGCTGGGAGAGCCGGAAGACCTGGCCGGGCCGCTTCTGTTCCTCGCCTCCGGGGCGTCTGATTTCTACACCGGGCATATCCTCTATGCCGACGGTGGCTATACGGCGGGTTGAACCATGGTCGACAAGAACCAGCAGATCGCCGTTATCGGCGCGGGCCTCATGGGGCATGGAATCGCCCTGACCCTGGCCCGCGCCGGGCAACAGGTCGCGATCACCGATCCCGTGGCCGAGGCCCGCGCCACCGTCGCTGACCGCATTGCCGCCAGCCTGCGGGCCCTGGGCGAGGCAGAGACCGCGATCCCCGCCATGCTGCGCCGCATCACCATCTGCGACAGCACCCCCGGCGCCGTTCGTGACGCCCGCGTGGTGTTCGAGGCCGCGCCGGAGAAACTGGAGCTGAAACAGGCGATTTTTGCCGAGGTGGAGGCCCACGCCCCCCGCGATTGCGTCCTGGCCTCCAACACCTCGGTCATGCCGATCACGCAGATCATGTCCAAGCTGTCGGATGGCAGCCGGGCCCTGGGCACCCATTGGTGGAACCCGGCCCACATGATCCCGCTGGTGGAGGTCGTGCGCACCGACGACACCACCGATGCCGCGATGGAGCTGATGATGGATCTGCTGCACGATGCCGGAAAGACGCCGGTACGGGTGGAGAAGGACGTACCCGGCTTTATCGGCAACCGCATGCAACATGCGCTTTGGCGGGAGGCGATTTCCATGGTGGAGCATGGGATCTGCGATGCGGAGGCGGTGGATACCGTGGTCAAATCCTGCTTTGGCCGCCGTCTGGCCGTGCTGGGGCCGCTGGAAAACGCCGATCTGGTGGGCACCGACCTGACGCTGGACATCCACAATCAGGTGCTGGCCGATCTGGACCGGCGGCCGGGGCCATCGCCCTATCTGGAACAGCTGGTCGCCGAGGGGCGGCTGGGCATGAAATCCGGTCAGGGCTTTCGCAGCTGGACAGAACAAGAGGCGCAGGAGACCCGCGACCGCGTGGGCCGGCACCTGCAACGGCTGCCCGGCATCCTGGATGACGCCCCCGAAGACAAGACGAGCTGACGACCCGAATTACCGTGAACGACACGCGCAAATGCCCAAGGAGGAGGGACAAATGCCCAAGATCACGACCAGCCGCCGGAGGTTCCTGGCCGGGACCGCCGCCACGCTTGCCGCACCGGCCATCCTGCGCGCCACCCGCGCCTATGCCGCAAACCCGGTGATCCGGGTCGGCCATGTCAGCCCCCGCACAGGCCCGCTTGCCGGGTTCGCGGAGGCCGATGACCATATCATCCAGGCCGTGTCCCGGCAGTTCGCCGCAGGGATCGAGAACAACGGCAAGACCTGGACGGTGGAGATCATTTCGAAGGACAGCCAGTCCAATCCCAACCGCGCGGCGGAGGTCGCGAACGAATTGCTGCTTGACGACGAAGTCGACATCATCGTCGCCGCCTCCACCCCCGAGACGGTGAACCCCGTCTCCGATCAGGCAGAGCTGAACGAAACCCCCTGCATCACCACCGATTGCCCCTGGCAGCCGTATTTCTTCGGCCGCAACGGCAATCCCGAACAGGGATTCCGCAGCACCTACCATTTCTTCTGGGGGCTGGAAGACGTGATCGGCGCCTTCCTTGACATGTGGGGCGGGGCCGATGTCGCGCCGGTGGTCGGCGGGTTGTTCCCCAATGACGCGGACGGCAATGCCTGGGGTCATCCCGAACTGGGCCTGCCCAAGCCGCTGGCGGAGGCAGGGTACACCCTGGTCGATCCGGGTCGCTACCAACCGATGAGCGACGATTTCTCCAACTATATCGGCGCCTTCCGGGAGGCCGGCTGCGAGATTGTCACTGGCAACATGATCCCCCCCGATTTCGCCACCTTCTGGTCACAGGCCGCGCAACAGGGGTTCGCGCCCAAGATCGTCACCATCGGCAAGGCGCTGCTGTTCCCGTCGGTCATCGCCGGGCTGGGTCCGCGCGGCGACGGGCTGTCGTCCGAGGTCTGGTGGTCGCCGGAACATCCGTTTGCCTCCTCCCTCACGGGGGAATCCGCGCGGGATCTGGCGCTTGGATACAGCGCCGATACCGGCCGTCCCTGGACCCAGCCCATCGGGTTCAAGCATGCGCTGTTCGAAGTGGTGGCCGACGTCATCGCACGGGCCGAGGATCCCGAAGATCCCGATGCCCTGACGGATGCCATCGGCGCCACCCAACTGGACACGATCGTCGGGCGCGTCGACTGGTCCGCCGGGCCGGTGCCCAATGTGACCAAGACGCCGCTGGTGGCCGGGCAATGGCAGACCGAGGGCGACACGGCCGAGCTGAAGATCGTGGCCAACAGCGCCGCGCCGCAGATCCCATTGACGGGTGAACTGCGGCTTCTGTGATCATCAGGCACGACCCCGCCGCCCGATGCGGCGGGGCCATCCACCGGGGGAAACGATGGCAATTCTGGAATTGGCCGAGGTCCGAAAATCCTTTGGCGCCGTGGTCGTCGCGGATGCGCAATCCTGGTCCCTGACCGAGGGCGAGGCATTGGGCGTCATCGGGCCGAACGGTGCGGGCAAGACGTCGATGTTCAATATCGTCACCGGCACGCTGGCGCCGGATGGCGGGCGGGTGCTGCTGGA
Above is a genomic segment from Pseudooceanicola aestuarii containing:
- a CDS encoding cupin domain-containing protein → MLIKRFDEAQPYEAPNHHGCHGLRLQGFEEGGPTNQWVGYSQFLPGGGAGPDATPFEKVYVVLEGEMTVQCEGRTEVLRAMDSCTLPAGAERRIENRSNHVCRMLVIMPYPRQPAT
- a CDS encoding SDR family NAD(P)-dependent oxidoreductase, which encodes MKDPLSMFDVQGKVALITGASGAFGMVAARVLAGAGCHLVLTAGSAEALDQIAAECRELGAKVTTMNARPDDAATCTAMVDRAVADHGALDILVVASGMNKVAKIDDMPVEDFGAVMDANVTQSWLLARAATVRMKEQGSGKIVFVSSARGLLGHPAGYTAYCASKAAVDGITRALGCELGPTGITVNAIAPTVFRSPLTAWMFEDTDQARAMRDGFLSRVPKGRLGEPEDLAGPLLFLASGASDFYTGHILYADGGYTAG
- a CDS encoding 3-hydroxyacyl-CoA dehydrogenase family protein, producing the protein MVDKNQQIAVIGAGLMGHGIALTLARAGQQVAITDPVAEARATVADRIAASLRALGEAETAIPAMLRRITICDSTPGAVRDARVVFEAAPEKLELKQAIFAEVEAHAPRDCVLASNTSVMPITQIMSKLSDGSRALGTHWWNPAHMIPLVEVVRTDDTTDAAMELMMDLLHDAGKTPVRVEKDVPGFIGNRMQHALWREAISMVEHGICDAEAVDTVVKSCFGRRLAVLGPLENADLVGTDLTLDIHNQVLADLDRRPGPSPYLEQLVAEGRLGMKSGQGFRSWTEQEAQETRDRVGRHLQRLPGILDDAPEDKTS
- a CDS encoding ABC transporter substrate-binding protein, which translates into the protein MPKITTSRRRFLAGTAATLAAPAILRATRAYAANPVIRVGHVSPRTGPLAGFAEADDHIIQAVSRQFAAGIENNGKTWTVEIISKDSQSNPNRAAEVANELLLDDEVDIIVAASTPETVNPVSDQAELNETPCITTDCPWQPYFFGRNGNPEQGFRSTYHFFWGLEDVIGAFLDMWGGADVAPVVGGLFPNDADGNAWGHPELGLPKPLAEAGYTLVDPGRYQPMSDDFSNYIGAFREAGCEIVTGNMIPPDFATFWSQAAQQGFAPKIVTIGKALLFPSVIAGLGPRGDGLSSEVWWSPEHPFASSLTGESARDLALGYSADTGRPWTQPIGFKHALFEVVADVIARAEDPEDPDALTDAIGATQLDTIVGRVDWSAGPVPNVTKTPLVAGQWQTEGDTAELKIVANSAAPQIPLTGELRLL